The Candidatus Poribacteria bacterium nucleotide sequence TGTGCCGAGATCAAGATGTCTTGGTGCATCTTGCTTATATCCGTCAAGATTCTCCCAGGAGGGTGCCGGGTGAAGTTAGCGACATCGGTGCATCCATAAATATATTTGAAGCGGCACGAGAGAGCGGTATTCAGAAGATTATATATGCCAGCACAAATCATGTGTCAGGCTGGAATGAGCGGTTAAATTCTCCGCCCCGCTTTTCGACAGCGGATCAGTTTCGCCCCGATGGATGGTACGGCGCGATGAAGGGGATGGCAGAAATCGCAGGGCGATATCTCGTTGATGCGCACGATATGCGGTTCATCAGCATCCGTATCGGGAGTTTCAACGGCACATACGAACCGAGTGGGATTCGTCATTGTAGTACACTCCTGACACCGCGGGATTGCGTGCAACTCTTCGGATTGGCTGTGGATTACGATGGACCGGTCAAGTATCTAATCACTTATGGACGTTCTGCGAATTCTGATGGGTATCAGCAGAGCTATCTTGATATAAGTGGTGCCGTTGAGGTGTTGGGATATCAACCACAGGACAATTTGGTTAAAACGCATCTCCACAAATTTTTATCGGAATCGTGATCGGCTTATGCGCGAAACCCCCGACTACAACGATCTTTACTATCAGAATACAACTACCCACTCCCAGATAATTGACATTGTAACAAAGCGTGCTGTATCATTAAGCGAATTCTCACTACCGATTGATTGGGAAGTGTGCTTTGGAAACTCGCATCCCGTAGAAGTGGAGATTGGATTCGGAAAAGGGCGTTTTCTGCTCGAAGCGTCGAAAAGACATCCCAAGGTGAACTATATCGGCGTGGAACGGGCACAAAAGTACGTCGAATTGACGCGGGAACGGTTTGAGAAGTACATACGTCATTTCGGTGTGGACAGAGCATCGGGGACATTCTCGAATGTCCGTCTCGCGTGGACAGATGCAAACTACTTTTTGACCCGGTATGTGCCTACGGAATCTGTCCAAGCGTATCATATCTATTTCCCGGATCCGTGGCCCAAGAAACGGCAGCGGAAACGCCGGATTTTTCGGAATCAGGACTTTCTCACTGCATTGACGCGAACACTAAAATCGGAAAACGGTCGGCTTTATATTGTGACGGATTATGAGGAATATTTCCAGGAGATTCAAGAGCGTCTTGCAGGTTTACCGGTGTTGCGTCCCGTTGCAGCGGATCTCAGTCCAGATCAGGATATCGCGACGAATTTTGAAATGAAGTATGTCTTGGAGGGTAGGGCAATCTATCGGGTGGTGTATGAGAAATTTTCGTCTTAACATAAAATAAAGAACGGAGAAATTATGGATACCATGGAAATGACCGCAGCACAAGCCTTCTTAAGCCCTGAAGAGTATCTCGCAAGAGAACGGAAAGCACTGACGAAAAGCGAATATCGTAATGGGCAATTGTATGCATTGCCAGGAGCAAGCCGCAAACATAATATAATCGCAGTTCATGTTTCTGGCGAACTTTACATGCAATTGAAGGAGCGGTCGTGTGAAATTTACACCAATGATATGCGTGTGAAGGTTAGCTCTGCCGGATTGTATACCTATCCAGATGTTGTGGTCGTTTGCGAAGAACCCCAGTTTGAGGATACACACTTTGATACGCTCCTGAATCCGACTGTTTTAATAGAGGTGCTTTCGCCGTCAACCGCTGCCTATGACCGAGGTGAGAAATTCGCATCCTATCAAAAACTTGATTCCTTGTGTGAATATGTCCTCATTTCACAAGACAGAGTGCGGGTTGAACACTATTTGCGGCAGGAACAGACGTGGGATTTAACAGAATTTCATTCCTTATCTGATATATTTCGGCTTGTTTCAATAGCGTGTGAATTATCCTTGCAGGCAATCTATGCGAAGGTTCAATTCTCTGAAGTGTAGACGCAATCGCCCGAACGTGCAACAAACCGAACAGGGGAATAAAAGATGAAGGCAGAACAACCTGACAATATCGACAATCCCCAAGCTACGCCTGAATTGTGGCAATCCCTTCCGAACGCGCCAGGGGTCTATCTGATGAAAGCCTCCGATGGTGCCGTTATCTATGTCGGAAAAGCAATCCGTTTGCGGGCTCGGGTCAGATCCTATTTTCGTGAGAAATCTACATCCGGGTTGACATCGCAGATGATGCGGTATGTTACAGAGATTGATTATATCGTCACAGAGACAGAAGTAGAGGCGTTGATTTTAGAAAATAACCTGATTAAGGCACACCAACCCCGCTACAACGTGAAACTGAAAGACGATAAACGCTACCCGTATCTACGCGTAACCACGGATGAACCTTTTCCTCGTATCCATATTACGCGTAAAGCCGAGAACGACGGAACACGCTATTTCGGCCCGTTTGTTCACGTGCGCTCAACACGCCAAGTGCTCAAACAACTAACAAAATTATTTCCGATTCGCACCTGCACACTACCGCTTACGGAAACGGAGAACAGATACCGGGTCTGTTTAGATTATCACATTGGTCGGTGTCCGGGTCCCTGTGCGAATAAGATAGACGTACCGAACTACGACGAGATCGTTCAGAAGGTGTGCCAGTTTTTAAGTGGGAATACGGACGCTGTTGTTAAAGAGTTGACAGAACAGATGCAAGCGGCAGCAGAGGCACTTGATTTCGAGACGGCGGCAAAATATCGGGATACGCTTAAGGACGTTCAACAGGCGATTACCACACAAAATATGGATAGTGTTTCCGCTGCAGACGAGGATGTCATCGGTATTGCTGCACGAACTGATATCGCATGCGTTCAACTTTTGCGGGTCCGGGATGGTAAGTTGCTTGAGCGTGAGCATTATTATCTTAACGATGCAGATCCAGAATCACTCGCGACTGGGTTAAGTGCTTTTATTTCGCAGTATTATCAAAATGCTGTCTTTGTTCCGAAGACGGTTGTCTTACCGATGCAAATTGCGTCGATGGAACTAATTGAAGATTGGCTCAGCGAAAAACGAGGGAACCGTGTCGGGTTGCATGTGCCGCGGGCAGGTAGACTCAGAAAATTGCAGACTTTGGCATCGAAAAATGCTGAGATTCTTCTGACGCAGCGTGAGCAAAACGTCGTTTATAGCAGTGGTGTGGAGCCAGCACTCGTTGAACTACAAGAACTGCTTGGGTTGAAGCATCCACTCCGACGTATTGAAGCGTATGATATTTCCAATATCGGCGATAGATTCGCGGTGGGGTCAATGGTCGTCTTGGAGGATGCGAAACCTGCGTCAGGAGAGTACCGTCGGTTCAAGATTCGCTCGGTTGAAGGGCAGAACGATTTCGCAATGATGCAAGAGGTAATCACTCGCCGCTTCCGCCGTGCCCTTGCAGATGATGAAAAATTTAATAAGCTGCCAGATTTGATGTTGATTGATGGTGGGAAAGGACAGTTGAGTGCCGCACAAGCAGCCATGAAAACGTTCGCTTCATCTCACCTTCCTGATATTCCAATGATAGCACTCGCGAAACGGATTGAGGAGATTTTTGTTCCGGGGAAGTCGGATGCAATTGTACTGCGCGAAGATAACCCGACGCTACACATGATCCAGCGGCTGCGGGATGAGGCGCATCGGTTTGCCGTCACGTATCATCGGCAGCTCCGACAGAAGTCGCTCAGTGAGTCAGTGCTTGATGAGATTCCAAACCTCGGTCCGAAGCGAAAACAAGCACTGCTTCGGCATTTTGGTTCAATTGAAGCGATTCGAGAAGCGAGTTTGGACGGATTGCTCTCTGTGAAAGGAATTCCACGCAGTGTCGCGGAAAATATTCGGAAGCACCTCTGAGCGTTCTGCACAAATTTGTGCTTTTTGCTAAAATTCTGCCCCTTATCGTGCAGCGAATTTTCAGTCTCTAAGAGGCATCAGGCATCAGTCGTCAGGTACAAGAGGTTTACGCACAGGTACAGCCCCTCTTTAACTGATACCTGAAAACCGAGAACCGATAACTATTCCCTTTGGCATATTATTTGCTAAAGAAAATTGAAATGATACCTTTGCTTGATTCACGAATTTTTGCACTTTTGAGAATACAAGAACAACTGAAAATAAAAAATGCGCGAAAGAAACATCAAAATCATCACGATACTGCTCATTCTACTAAGTGTTGCAGCGTTGCACATAAAACTCTATCGGTTCGCCGAGGTGACACATGACGGTGCGCTACAAGTATTGGTCTGCTTGGGGCGCGTTGTTGATATAGACACAAACGACGAGGCAGACCAAGTTTTGTCCTTTCGTATCCTTTCTGGTCAGTTTCGTGGCGAAACTGTTCAGGTGAACAACGTTTGGACCGGAC carries:
- a CDS encoding NAD(P)-dependent oxidoreductase, coding for MKQRVLITGAAGTVGSALWQAWEEQDIYTLTLMDINPIDGANSRVVQADIRDYAAMPELCRDQDVLVHLAYIRQDSPRRVPGEVSDIGASINIFEAARESGIQKIIYASTNHVSGWNERLNSPPRFSTADQFRPDGWYGAMKGMAEIAGRYLVDAHDMRFISIRIGSFNGTYEPSGIRHCSTLLTPRDCVQLFGLAVDYDGPVKYLITYGRSANSDGYQQSYLDISGAVEVLGYQPQDNLVKTHLHKFLSES
- the trmB gene encoding tRNA (guanosine(46)-N7)-methyltransferase TrmB, giving the protein MRETPDYNDLYYQNTTTHSQIIDIVTKRAVSLSEFSLPIDWEVCFGNSHPVEVEIGFGKGRFLLEASKRHPKVNYIGVERAQKYVELTRERFEKYIRHFGVDRASGTFSNVRLAWTDANYFLTRYVPTESVQAYHIYFPDPWPKKRQRKRRIFRNQDFLTALTRTLKSENGRLYIVTDYEEYFQEIQERLAGLPVLRPVAADLSPDQDIATNFEMKYVLEGRAIYRVVYEKFSS
- a CDS encoding Uma2 family endonuclease — protein: MDTMEMTAAQAFLSPEEYLARERKALTKSEYRNGQLYALPGASRKHNIIAVHVSGELYMQLKERSCEIYTNDMRVKVSSAGLYTYPDVVVVCEEPQFEDTHFDTLLNPTVLIEVLSPSTAAYDRGEKFASYQKLDSLCEYVLISQDRVRVEHYLRQEQTWDLTEFHSLSDIFRLVSIACELSLQAIYAKVQFSEV
- the uvrC gene encoding excinuclease ABC subunit UvrC gives rise to the protein MKAEQPDNIDNPQATPELWQSLPNAPGVYLMKASDGAVIYVGKAIRLRARVRSYFREKSTSGLTSQMMRYVTEIDYIVTETEVEALILENNLIKAHQPRYNVKLKDDKRYPYLRVTTDEPFPRIHITRKAENDGTRYFGPFVHVRSTRQVLKQLTKLFPIRTCTLPLTETENRYRVCLDYHIGRCPGPCANKIDVPNYDEIVQKVCQFLSGNTDAVVKELTEQMQAAAEALDFETAAKYRDTLKDVQQAITTQNMDSVSAADEDVIGIAARTDIACVQLLRVRDGKLLEREHYYLNDADPESLATGLSAFISQYYQNAVFVPKTVVLPMQIASMELIEDWLSEKRGNRVGLHVPRAGRLRKLQTLASKNAEILLTQREQNVVYSSGVEPALVELQELLGLKHPLRRIEAYDISNIGDRFAVGSMVVLEDAKPASGEYRRFKIRSVEGQNDFAMMQEVITRRFRRALADDEKFNKLPDLMLIDGGKGQLSAAQAAMKTFASSHLPDIPMIALAKRIEEIFVPGKSDAIVLREDNPTLHMIQRLRDEAHRFAVTYHRQLRQKSLSESVLDEIPNLGPKRKQALLRHFGSIEAIREASLDGLLSVKGIPRSVAENIRKHL